The sequence CGAAAACCCTTTATTGATCAGCAAATCAGGCAACCAAGCGATCAAGGTATAAAACATGGTAGATTGTATGCCCATAAAAATGCTGACTTGCCAAGCAAGCTTCGATTTCCAAACATTTTTCCCGCCGGTGAGTCCCTCGTCGGGGCCTTTCACCTTATTGGGCTTAACTTGAGGCAGCCAGATCACGATCGCCAACGCCACCAGTGCCACCCAAGCAAGCAGGGAACCTCTCCAGCCCAGCCCCATTCCCACGGCCAGCGGTACACTAAGCCCCGTGCCTACTGCCGCAAAAGCCGACATTCCCGTGGTGTAGGAGCTGGTCATAATGCCTATCTTATGCGGAAGTTTTACTTTGATCAATGGGATGAGCAGTACATTGCAAATCACAATGCCTATCCCGGATACTGCCGTACCAAAATACAATAAAAAAGCTCCTCCCTGAACCCGAATATATATCCCAAAGGCGATGAGGAACAACCCGAGCAGAATCGCCCTTACATTGCCAAGACGTGCCCCGATGGCGGAAGAAAATAAGGAAAATGTGGCAAATGAGAGCAGCGGCAATGTCGTCAGGAAACCTGCCCAAGCATTGGAAAGACCGAGGTCTTCACGAATCATGGGGATCAGTGGTCCTACAGATGTGATCGAAGGTCTTAAGCAAAAGGAAACCAAAATGATTCCAGTAATCAGCAATCCTTCAGATAAACCCTTGGTTGGAGCTGTCTTTTTCATTGGCCTACAAATTTCAGCATTTAAGAACTACCTACAACCATTGGAAGGTTAAAAAAATGCTACCTGAGCAGATTTTTTTCAATCATGAAAGTTGAAAATGAATCACGGGCCTCACTTTATACTCTAGAATACGTGAAAAAACCTGAAATTCACCTGAGCCCGACCGCAGTGGATACATACCTCACTCCCGTGCACCATCTTGCTCCATCACCAATGCCTTTACACACTCCACCCAGGTGTCATGTGCATTCAGGCATGGCACCAAATCCCATTGCTGACCTCCTTCTTCCTCAAAGACTTCTTTATATTCTTCCCCTACTTCCACTGTGGTTTCCAAGCAATCCGCCACAAAAGCGGGAGAAAAGGCCAAGACCTTCTTAGCTCCATTTTGGGCCAATTGCCGAATGGTGTCTTCCGTGTACGGTTGGATCCAGGGATCTTTGCCAAGCCGGGACTGAAATGCCGTATGGACTTTATCGCTGGGCAATCCAAGTTTTTCTGTCAGCAAACGGGTATTGTAAAAACACTGGGCTCTATAGCAGTATTGATTGGAAGGTGTCTGGCGGGCACAGCATTTATCATTCAACTGACAATACCCTTCACAAGAAGCTTTGTGTATTTGTCTTTCTGGAATGCCATGATAAGAAAACAAGTACGCATCATATTCCTCTTTCTGAATAAAATCTGCTGCTATATCCTTCCAGGCCTGCAAATAGAGCGGATGATCTACGAATTTAGGCACAAAACTGATCGCAGGAATCACCTGCCACTCCTTCACGACTTCCATGACTTTTTCGATTACGGAACCGTTGGTGGCGGAAGCATATTGCGGAAATAAAGGAATGACAATAATCTTTTTGACGCGGCCTTTCTGCAATGCTGCCAACCCCTGCTCGATACTGGGCGACTGGTACCGCATGGCCATTTCTACCTGATACTGTTCTCCATCTAACTTCCCGATAAGTTTATCTTTTAAATCCTCGGTATGATACAGCAAGGGAGAACCCCGATCGGTCCATAATTTCCTGTATTCTGCTGCTGATTTAGGGGCCCTGAACGGCGCGATGATGCAGTTTACCAATAGCCAACGCGACAAAAAAGGAATATCGATGACCCTTCCGTCCATTAAAAATTCCCGTAGATATTTCCTAACATGTGGTACTGCCGTGCTGTCCGGCGTTCCTAAGTTTACCAGTAATACTCCAGTTTTTGCCTGTTTACTCATTGGATATTGTCTCTTTACACGAATATACGGTTTTCGGCAGGGAAAAGGATTGCACGCCATCCCATATCCATCACCAAATACCACTTCAGATTAAATGCTCATTTAAGCAAACCAAAAGTACAACCTATTGTTTCAAAATACCAATGGATAAATCCAACTGCCCATAGACGGGCTCAATGACAGGTAATATTAGGCCACAGCTGCTAGCCCTTAGACAGCGGGATCAAGTATGCGCTTAAAAGTAGCCTGTAAGGGTGGCTGTTGATCATTTCCGTTTTGGTCATGGACAAAGGCTGTATTCGATATGGATGACTGATCCCCCACAGATGGCCCCACCTTTTTCTTAAAAAATGGGCAATGATGCATTTAAATTGATGATAAATCGAGCGCAGGTTACTTACTCTTTTCTTGGAAACAAAAAAAGCACCCGCTAAGCGGATGCTCTATCAATCTATAATAAATAAACACGTAATGAATTATTGCTGCTCCATTTTTTCGCTGATCAAAGTATCCACTTTGGCGCGAACTTCCTGGCTTTGGTTATAAGCCATGGACATTTGCTGGAATTTCTGCACAGATAGTTCGTTTTCCTTGATGAGTCCCTGTGCCTTGGTCTGTACTTCCTTTTGGATTTCCATCACCTTTTGGCCGGCTTTATTAAACTTCCCAATCTCTTCAGGATCATCCGATGCATCTGTCAATTTGCCCGTTTGCTGAGCCTGCATCAGTTCTTGGAAGCGTTGCACATCCAAGCCCTCTGCCTTAATTGCATCCATCATTTTTCCTTGCACTTCCTGCTGGACGGGTATCAGCTCCGCATTGATATTGACAAATTTATCATATTCTTCATCGGTAAAATCTGATGCCTTTGCAGCATTCTGTGGAGCTTGTGGTGCAATCTGCTGTGCATGCAGTCCAAAGCCCAACAGTAGCATCATTGCTGTAAATAAGCTTACCTTTTTCATTTCATTCAAATTAATCATAATTGGTTGGTTTATCATTTTATGCATTGTTTTAAGGTACAAAAATTTCTCCCCTTTGCCATAAAAACGAAAATTGAGATGTTAAATTATCCTAAAAAAGTAAAATAATACAAAGTTTTCATTTTATCTGAATAAGAACCTCATCATTAGGGTTTTGACATAAAGACGCGAAAGTGCTAAGCTTTTTTAAATGGACACCAAACCTTCAAACCTTAGCCAACAACAACTTCGTGCCTTGGTGACTTTGTGGCACCCCAACTTTTTGGCCACTAAGATTCTGTGTTAAATGTCAAGAAACAGTTTATTTTTTTATCTTTGGATATAAATCAGCTTAAGCTAGATTCAAAAGGTCCTGCGATGTTTTGCGGGGCCTTTCTTTTTTCTTCATAATCCGGATCAAAAACTGTTTCGGTTTTGTAAAGGATATACATTAGTTCGAGTATTTTTCTCTGGACAGCAACCAAAGCTTTCATTTTTATTCCATGTCTGCCCACTAATCTTGCATAGGTGTTTTTGTATTGTTCACAGTGTTTCACTGCTGACAGGGCCGGTAGATGCACGGCTTTTCTGAGATACCTGTTTCCTTTTTTTGATATTTTGGGCTTGCCTTTTACCGATATTCCAGACTGTTTTTCCTTTACATCAAAACCGGCATAACTTGCTAATTGCCTTTTGTTTTTGATCAGCTCAAAGCCGTTGGTTTCTGCCAACACTATGGCAGCGGTAAGTTCGCCAACACCTGGGATCGAGGTCATATTGGCCACATCCTGTTTCACTTTTTGATCTTGATTTATAAGCTGTCTGATCTCGGTTTTTATCTCGGCTTCCTGTTTATTGAGCAATCTCAACCTGGAATTC comes from Echinicola vietnamensis DSM 17526 and encodes:
- a CDS encoding CynX/NimT family MFS transporter, which codes for MKKTAPTKGLSEGLLITGIILVSFCLRPSITSVGPLIPMIREDLGLSNAWAGFLTTLPLLSFATFSLFSSAIGARLGNVRAILLGLFLIAFGIYIRVQGGAFLLYFGTAVSGIGIVICNVLLIPLIKVKLPHKIGIMTSSYTTGMSAFAAVGTGLSVPLAVGMGLGWRGSLLAWVALVALAIVIWLPQVKPNKVKGPDEGLTGGKNVWKSKLAWQVSIFMGIQSTMFYTLIAWLPDLLINKGFSAGQAGLMMSLMQVVGLIGSFTAPLVAVKYATQVKISFGMGMIYFIGFIGLFFDHSWVIYIALTLIGFCLGASISLAYTLIGLRTEGPTTARLSGMAQSAGYYLAALGPLLIGALFDLFANYNLLIILMVICALSFAWLGTKVGRNVKV
- the hemH gene encoding ferrochelatase codes for the protein MSKQAKTGVLLVNLGTPDSTAVPHVRKYLREFLMDGRVIDIPFLSRWLLVNCIIAPFRAPKSAAEYRKLWTDRGSPLLYHTEDLKDKLIGKLDGEQYQVEMAMRYQSPSIEQGLAALQKGRVKKIIVIPLFPQYASATNGSVIEKVMEVVKEWQVIPAISFVPKFVDHPLYLQAWKDIAADFIQKEEYDAYLFSYHGIPERQIHKASCEGYCQLNDKCCARQTPSNQYCYRAQCFYNTRLLTEKLGLPSDKVHTAFQSRLGKDPWIQPYTEDTIRQLAQNGAKKVLAFSPAFVADCLETTVEVGEEYKEVFEEEGGQQWDLVPCLNAHDTWVECVKALVMEQDGARE
- a CDS encoding DUF4168 domain-containing protein yields the protein MINLNEMKKVSLFTAMMLLLGFGLHAQQIAPQAPQNAAKASDFTDEEYDKFVNINAELIPVQQEVQGKMMDAIKAEGLDVQRFQELMQAQQTGKLTDASDDPEEIGKFNKAGQKVMEIQKEVQTKAQGLIKENELSVQKFQQMSMAYNQSQEVRAKVDTLISEKMEQQ
- a CDS encoding IS110 family transposase gives rise to the protein MNVLKQVIGIDVAMGELVCNFSLLTDELKIKLNSCEVFKNKPTGFVKLLKWAEKHKTAEGEILFVMEATGVYHEKLAHWLHGQSRKVAIVLPNKISNYSKTLDVKTVTDKTAAEAIARFGLERHLETWLPPKQLFREIKQLTREREQIVAERVVIKNQLHAEKVQAFPNKNSIKRLNSRLRLLNKQEAEIKTEIRQLINQDQKVKQDVANMTSIPGVGELTAAIVLAETNGFELIKNKRQLASYAGFDVKEKQSGISVKGKPKISKKGNRYLRKAVHLPALSAVKHCEQYKNTYARLVGRHGIKMKALVAVQRKILELMYILYKTETVFDPDYEEKRKAPQNIAGPFESSLS